The following proteins come from a genomic window of Micromonas commoda chromosome 2, complete sequence:
- a CDS encoding cytochrome c oxidase (Cytochrome c oxidase assembly protein CtaG / Cox11: Cytochrome c oxidase assembly protein is essential for the assembly of functional cytochrome oxidase protein) has product MPRHTATRLAALALAQCRAPSVSHAGRLPPSLAPWRALATSSSSSTSSSKREANAAAARRARLAAETARGQGSAASGGLYLAALAVGMVGVTYASVPLYRMFCQATGFGGTTRRRTLEDKLAEQRNLPESVKAAAANREVVISFNADVAEGMPWRFVPTQKSVRVRPGETTLAFFTAKNRSNRDITGVATYNVQPNKAGSHFNKVQCFCFEEQRLRAGEEVDMPVFFYLDPEFASDPAMVDVNDVMLSYTFFRSDDFDELEEEEGGGGGVGGGGGVGGGGGEGKATGVRTHGTGAVPPGIKGHAALGS; this is encoded by the coding sequence ATGCCGCGACACACCGCgacccgcctcgccgcgttggcgctgGCGCAGTGTCGTGCGCCGTCCGTCTCCCACGCGGGGCGTCTCCcgccctcgctcgcgccctgGCGCGCCCTggccacgtcgtcgtcatcatcCACGTCCTCATCGAAGCGAgaggccaacgccgccgccgcgcgtcgcgcgcgcctcgccgcggaaaCCGCGCGCGGGCAGGGATCCGCGGCTTCCGGCGGGCTCTatctcgccgccctcgccgtcggcatGGTCGGCGTCACCTACGCCTCCGTTCCGTTGTACCGCATGTTCTGCCAGGCGACCGGCTTCGGCGGCACCACCAGGCGACGCACGCTGGAGGAcaagctcgcggagcagcgcaACCTGCCGGAGtcggtcaaggcggcggcggcgaacaggGAGGTTGTCATCTCGTTcaacgccgacgtcgccgaggggaTGCCGTGGAGGTTCGTCCCGACGCAGAAGAGCGTGCGGGTGCGGCCGGGCGAGACCACCCTCGCGTTCTTCACCGCCAAGAACCGATCCAACCGCGACATCACCGGCGTGGCGACGTACAACGTGCAACCCAACAAGGCTGGCTCGCACTTCAACAAGGTGCAGTGCTTCTGCTTCGAGGAGCAGCGGCtgcgggcgggggaggaggtgGACATGCCGGTGTTCTTCTACCTCGACCCGGAGTTCGCGTCGGACCCGGCGATGGTGGACGTGAACGACGTGATGCTGAGCTACACGTTCTTCAGGAGCGACGATTTCGacgagctggaggaggaggagggcggcgggggcggggttggaggcgggggcggggttggaggcgggggcggggaggggAAGGCGACGGGCGTGAGGACGCACGGGACCGGGGCGGTGCCGCCGGGGATCAAGGGACACGCCGCGTTGGGTTCGTAG
- a CDS encoding predicted protein, translated as MGKRKKKEANLNMPRKKRADELAAAEAKEAEEEARLREASSDVPMADLVASFADELRCQLCSEIFEDPCTLPCGHNFCRACAEERLHGKGVYKNECPHERCTQPCYVKDLERNHTIASIVATLRDAVAPFAAGFDRARGREPPAARADANQGKKNADAGWDDERGDADGVPTTEDGVPTTTEDGVPTTTEECGRLAEEIREIDAVANYLRRELEKIRAARAAKAARAAEDAAAARGTQTQTQTQTQRGSTQALGQCARLNMTQARHLYLMAHGEAPKRGATLKKLRAAAAKLDPDVVAAVLGAEDEVQVAGSNPDGDEERTRNARNARNDANRRRRETVAAEGVAAAAVPAGERRRARGDAAAAPCRVFTFTRSSGGKENDGDGNVSESNKTRFAADVARLNRLDPDGRVAVYAEEAGASTPLPPSVTHLLFDNGRRFDNFLDASRVVAKRTVRYLEAILRGIWVLHVDYMKDSASAGRWLDEREYELRDAGIANGAFAAAINKNGQETDKNVDDLGPPGGRKRAAAGAAGVFAGERVRVVSLPADVPVTLAEFTRLLEAGGAVVLNRENRLSVGIRVGGRSSASPPRASCDQDQVPESQPFDGTCGGTPGTGGGGKGEGSGSLGLTLNSGHEPPTVVVGELSDDEDAAGRGVAVDWHWVFHSIVHHRALDKEPYRRALLDAGGKGRE; from the coding sequence ATGGGGAAGCGtaagaagaaggaggcgaacCTCAACATGCCGCGGAAGAAGCGcgccgatgagctcgcggcggcggaggcgaaggaggccgaggaggaggcccgCCTGAGGGAGGCGAGCTCGGACGTGCCGATGGCGGATCTGGTGGCGTccttcgcggacgagctgCGGTGCCAGCTGTGCTCCGAGATCTTCGAGGACCCGTGCACGCTGCCGTGCGGCCACAACTTCtgccgcgcgtgcgccgaggaGAGGCTGCACGGGAAAGGGGTGTACAAGAACGAGTGCCCGCACGAGAGGTGCACGCAGCCGTGCTACGTGAAGGACCTCGAGCGCAACCACACGATCGCGAGCATCGTGGCGACGCTcagggacgccgtcgcgcccttcgccgcgggattcgatcgagcccgaggccgcgaaccccccgccgcgagggccgacGCGAACCAAGGGAAGAagaacgcggacgccgggtgggacgacgagaggggcgacgcggacggggtgCCCACGACAGAGGACGGGGTGCCCACGACGACAGAGGACGGGGTgcccacgacgacggaggagtGCGGTcgactcgccgaggagatccgggagatcgacgccgtggcgaactacctgcgacgcgagctggagaagatcagggcggcgagggcggcgaaggcggcgagggcggccgaggacgccgccgccgcccgaggcaCGCAGACGCAGACGCAGACCCAGACCCAGCGCGGATCCACCCAGGCGCTGGGACAGTGCGCGCGACTTAACATGACCCAGGCGCGGCATCTCTACCtcatggcgcacggcgaggccCCCAAGAGGGGCGCCACGCTCAAGAAGCtcagagccgcggcggctaaGCTCGACCCGGacgtggtggcggcggtgctcggcgcggaggacgaagTTCAGGTCGCGGGTTCAAAccccgacggggacgaagaGCGCACACGAAACGCACGAAACGCACGAAACGATGCgaatcggcggcgacgcgagacggtcgccgcggagggtgtagcggcggcggcggtgcccgcgggcgagcgtcgaagggcgcggggcgacgcggcggcggcgccgtgcagGGTTTTCACGTTTACGCGGTCGTCGGGCGGGAAGgagaacgacggcgacggtaaCGTCTCGGAGAGTAACAAGacgcggttcgcggcggacgtcgcgcggctgAACAGGCTTGAccccgacgggcgcgtcgcggtgtacgccgaggaggccggcgcgtccacgccgctgccgccctCCGTGACCCACCTGCTCTTCGACAACGGCCGCCGATTCGACAACTTCCTCGacgcctcccgcgtcgtcgcgaagcgcACCGTGCGGTACCTCGAGGCGATCCTGCGCGGGATCTGGGTCCTCCACGTGGACTACATGAAGGattccgcgtccgcgggtcgGTGGCTGGACGAGCGGGAGTACGAGCTGCGGGACGCGGGCATCGCCaacggcgcgttcgccgccgcgattaACAAAAACGGACAAGAAACGGACAAAaacgtcgacgacctcggaCCGCCGGGGGGCaggaagcgcgcggcggcgggcgcggcgggggtgttcgccggcgagcgcgtccgcgtcgtatCCTTACCCGCGGACGTTCCGGTGACGCTCGCGGAGTTCACCCGTCTGCTggaagccggcggcgccgtcgtcttgAACCGAGAAAACCGTTTAAGCGTCGGCATCCGAGTTGGCGGTcgatcctccgcgtcgcccccgagggcgtcgtgcgACCAGGACCAGGTCCCGGAGAGCCAGCCCTTCGACGGCACGTGCGGGGGCACGCCCGGGACGGGTGGGGGGGGCAAAGGCGAGGGTTCAGGGTCCCTGGGGTTAACCCTAAACTCCGGACACGAGCCgcccaccgtcgtcgtcggcgaactctccgacgatgaggacgccgcgggacggggcgtcgccgtggactGGCACTGGGTGTTTCACAGCATCGTGCACCACAGGGCGTTGGATAAGGAGCCGTACCGTCGggcgctgctcgacgcgggcgggaaGGGACGCGAGTGA
- a CDS encoding membrane bound o-acyl transferase (also identified as Glycerol Uptake (GUP) Family): MRRRAYLWAFVIAAFASWSLKGMAMSVRWDPGVSKPVRDAFAAAERSMGFGGGGDATMGQPYGYRGLPGLAKGWIAGRRNDLSDDQWRTFRDKLPLLAAAAVATSALSRAMRRVARGARDAGKILIPFHVVYGAAFAFFLHGFGALWPAGLCLAHYALCRAAAGWPKIGPILVWGFAIAALARVQFGAHQWTLASLADAASPMLSRAARQRIAALDAPRHRGLLPRWWIHYNLLTLRMISFGMDLHWRRLAGDDLNDDADPPGDHAALVSRPRREVRYSLGEYLAYVTYPPLYLAGPTCTFNAFASQLRRPLGLDRCASLRARSVARYAVAKFAGVLLILEVWTHTIYANAMCKSRVWQWGGGGRGEYGAYGPFEVGVLSLMVLNFMWLKFTVVWRFFRLWALASGVDVPENMLRCINNNATILGFWKGWHASYNRWLVRYIYVPLGGARYRLLNVWAVFGFVGAWHDKVAWHLIHWAWIFALFLAPEIAVRAVGAKYYQTPEARSKLTYKLARAACGGAMIHVLIAGNMVGYVVGADGLSQLGRLYADDVGSALRFFAMTMAMMSAAAHLGFEQRAREDAAREGAGKGAADTAGGDTAGGGGDAGSGGGERDAVGAGGRRRAAGGRGGAEDAAAVGDSKAGDGGRRGR; the protein is encoded by the coding sequence atgcggcggcgcgcgtacCTATGGGCgttcgtcatcgccgcgttcgcgtcaTGGTCTCTCAAGGGCATGGCGATGTCCGTGCGATGGGACCCCGGCGTGTCCAAGCCCGTCCGCGACgctttcgccgcggcggagcgctcgATGGGGTTCGGCGgagggggcgacgcgacgatgggcCAGCCGTACGGCTACCGGGGCCTTCCGGGGCTCGCGAAAGGGTGGATCGCGGGGCGCCGGAACGATCTCTCCGACGACCAGTGGCGCACCTTCCGCGATAAACTcccgctgctcgcggcggcggcggtggccacctccgcgctgtcgcgcgcgatgcgtcgagtcgcgcggggcgcgagggacgccggcAAGATCCTCATCCCCTTCCACGTCGTctacggcgccgcgttcgcgttctTCCTGcacggcttcggcgcgctCTGGCCCGCCGGCCTCTGCTTGGCGCACTACGCCCTgtgtcgcgccgccgcggggtggcCAAAAATCGGCCCGATCCTCGTGTGGGgcttcgccatcgcggcgctggcgcgagTGCAATTCGGCGCGCATCAgtggacgctcgcgtcgctcgccgacgccgcgtcgccgatgctgtcgcgcgccgcgcgccaacgcatcgccgcgctggacgcccCCCGCCACCGGGGGTTACTGCCGCGGTGGTGGATCCACTACAACCTCCTCACGCTGCGCATGATCAGCTTCGGCATGGACCTGCACTGGCGTCGGTTGGCGGGCGACGATTtaaacgacgacgcggatccgCCCGGCGATCACGCGGCCCTGGTGTCgagaccgcgccgcgaggtgagGTACTCGCTGGGGGAGTACCTGGCGTACGTGACGTACCCGCCGCTGTACCTCGCGGGACCGACGTGCACGTTCaacgcgttcgcgtcgcagcTGCGGCGGCCTTTGGGTCTGGACAGATGCGCGTCGCTTCGAGCCCGTTCGGTTGCGCGGTACGCGGTGGCGAAGTTCGCGGGGGTTTTGCTCATCCTCGAGGTGTGGACGCACACCATCTACGCGAACGCCATGTGCAAGTCGAGGGTTTGGCagtggggcggcggggggcggggggagTACGGCGCGTACGGGCCGTTCGAGGTTGGCGTGCTGTCCCTGATGGTGCTCAACTTCATGTGGCTGAAGTTCACCGTCGTCTGGAGGTTCTTCCGGCTgtgggcgctcgcgtccggggTGGACGTCCCCGAGAACATGCTCCGCTGCATAAACAACAACGCCACCATCCTCGGGTTTTGGAAGGGATGGCACGCGTCTTACAACAGGTGGCTCGTGCGGTACATCTACGtcccgctcggcggcgcgcgataCAGGCTCCTGAACGTGTGGGCGGTGttcggcttcgtcggcgcTTGGCACGACAAGGTCGCGTGGCATCTCATCCACTGGGCGTGGATATTCGCGCTGTTCCTCGCGCCGGAGAttgccgtccgcgccgtcggcgccaagTACTACCAAACCCCCGAGGCGCGTTCCAAGCTGACGTACAAGCTGGCCAGAGCCGCGTGCGGTGGCGCCATGATCCACGTCCTAATCGCCGGGAACATGGTTGGTTACGtggtgggcgcggacgggctGTCGCAGCTGGGAAGGCTctacgcggacgacgtcgggagCGCGTTGCGGTTCTTCGCGATGACCATGGCCatgatgtccgcggcggcgcacctcggGTTCGAGCAGCGAGcgagggaggacgcggcgagagaGGGCGCGGGTAAGGGGGCGgcggacacagctggcggcgacacggctggcggcggcggcgacgccgggagcggcggcggcgagcgcgacgcggtcggggcCGGGggaaggaggcgcgcggcgggcggtcgcggcggcgcggaggatgcggcggcCGTGGGGGACTCCAAGGCCGGTGATGgcgggcgacgtggacgataG
- a CDS encoding predicted protein has product MPNFRTLENLAAENDSPGPVPPPLPSQYPAEDGGPARRLAHVAEKFSKFYSDLEHEKNARREVETGRRNALYDQVQKLELDLETEIRRRQESDRLLQEKVAADLKAMEQGIAAHVREMQQGLKASIDALTRSFAELHQGLREEREQRRVDVEHLAQSVVAKVDECQTGIDDERVERLEREANTLKRVGEDIFRLQEKVDAERVTRETGVNALRTQLDDVVRRADTHDDKFQTIVLTEIASLKSALNAEKEERVAEDEQIVHAINDYTRALQDGLRIVNQS; this is encoded by the coding sequence ATGCCCAACTTCAGAACGCTCGAGAACCTGGCGGCCGAGAATGATAGCCCCGGCCCGGTCCCGCCCCCGCTCCCTTCCCAGTACCcggccgaggacggcggacccgcgcggcgattggcgcacgtcgcggagaagTTCAGCAAGTTTTACAGTGACCTGGAGCACGAGAAGAACGCTCGGCGGGAGGTGGAGACCGGCCGGCGCAACGCGCTCTACGACCAGGTGCagaagctcgagctcgacctcGAAACCGAGATTCGCCGGCGGCAGGAGTCCGACAGGCTCCTCCAGGAgaaggtcgccgcggacctgaAGGCCATGGAGCAGggcatcgcggcgcacgtgAGGGAGATGCAGCAGGGGCTCAAggcgtccatcgacgccCTCACCCGGTCCTTCGCCGAGCTGCACCAGGGGTtgcgcgaggagcgggagCAGCGCCGGGTGGACGTGGAGCACCTGGCGCagagcgtcgtcgccaaggtgGACGAGTGCCAAaccggcatcgacgacgagcgagtGGAACGATTGGAACGGGAAGCCAACACGCTGAAGCGAGTCGGAGAGGACATCTTCAGGCTCCAGGAGAaggtggacgccgagcgGGTGACGCGGGAGACTGGGGTTAACGCGTTGAGAACGCAACTGGACGACGTCGTTCGCAGGGCGGACACCCACGACGATAAGTTCCAGACCATCGTGCTCACGGAGATTGCGTCACTCAAGTCGGCGCTcaacgcggagaaggaggaacgcgtcgcggaAGACGAGCAGATCGTGCACGCCATCAACGACTACACCAGGGCGCTGCAGGACGGTCTGCGGATCGTGAACCAGAGCTGA
- a CDS encoding predicted protein, which yields MKNVTLLFAIIAALFVGAHAARETPQAVSLDARSTAEGIHVMELTQDFLAVAAHKLPYGNPNTGDCMAGEQKVSIQGIPGSFCSPACSPTQPCPADKYHLATAEGQCVLQTPGASKPSQCALICEPNGMYPNGGCPMSAKCQPIQGLGICTYPGPAAEQTLEASN from the coding sequence ATGAAAAACGTCACCCTCCTCTTcgccatcatcgccgcgctcttcgtcggcgcgcacgccgcccgcgagacCCCGCAGGCCGTCTCCCTGGACGCACGATCCACCGCCGAGGGAATCCACGTCATGGAGCTCACGCAGGACTTcctggccgtcgccgcgcacaaGTTACCTTACGGGAACCCAAACACCGGGGACTGCATGGCGGGCGAGCAGAAGGTGTCCATTCAGGGCATCCCCGGCTCCTTTTGCTCCCCCGCGTGCTCCCCCACGCAGCCGTGCCCCGCGGATAAGTACCACCTCGCCACGGCCGAGGGCCAGTGCGTGCTCCAGACCCCGGGCGCGTCCAAGCCGTCGCAGTGCGCGCTCATCTGCGAGCCCAACGGCATGTACCCCAACGGTGGATGCCCCATGTCCGCCAAGTGCCAGCCCATCCAGGGCCTCGGCATCTGCACCTAccccggccccgccgccgagcagaCCCTCGAGGCGTCCAACTAA